GGGTCCAACATTTGGATGTGGCTCAGGATCTGATTGAGCGCGAGTTTGGGTTGGTCCGGGTGGTGCTGCACACGGCTGGCGCGCGCTATAGCACCATTGTCTTGCCCGGATTGCGACCGCAGCAGGCAGCGCAGCTTCGCGAGCGCATTAAACAACATGTGTTGGAAGACGTGCTCTGATGACTGCGTTTGAGGAGTTCTCAGGGCCTATGCCTGAAGCGCGTCGGCTGCATCCGCTGACGCTGCTGGTACGGCTGTTGATGAGCCTGCCGGCGTTGGGGGTATTGTTGCTGCCTGTGCTTTGGGGAAGGGGTGTAGACCGCAGCGCAATTGCTACGCTTGTGCTTTATGGATGCATTGCCTGGCCGCTTATCTTGGCGCATTACCTGCGCTTTCAATATGCTTTAACACCGCGTGAGCTCATCCTGGAAAGCGGTTTGCTTACCCGCCGGCGGCGTAATATTCCCATAGAGCACATCCAAAACGTGCAAATCGAGCGCAGTGTGCTGGCGCGTTTATTAGGGCTAGCGCGCGTTCGCATTGAAACCGCTGGTAGCAGCGAGACCGAAGGCGAGCTGGCTTTTGTCAGTTTGGCCGAAGCCATGCGCCTTGAGGCGCAGCTTAAAGCCTTGCGCGAAGCTTTGCCTGCCGTTTCTGCCAAGGCACAGGCCGCGGAGCCTTTGTTTTCCATGTCGCTGGGTCGCCTTTTACGCTCTGGGGCGTTTCGATTTTCGCTGATTTTTTTGGCCGGTTTGTTTTCAGCAATGGAGTATTTGAACCTCAGCCCTGAAGAGCTGGTCTACGGTATAGCGCGGGGGCGTTTACGCTGGGTTCAGGATGCTTTTGCCCATGCACCGCTGCTGGCTACACTGGCCACGCTCCTTGTAGCAGCCCTATTGGGATGGGTTGGGGGCATTCTGGTGCATGGAGCGCGCTACTACGGGTTTCGACTTTG
This sequence is a window from Rhodothermus bifroesti. Protein-coding genes within it:
- a CDS encoding PH domain-containing protein produces the protein MTAFEEFSGPMPEARRLHPLTLLVRLLMSLPALGVLLLPVLWGRGVDRSAIATLVLYGCIAWPLILAHYLRFQYALTPRELILESGLLTRRRRNIPIEHIQNVQIERSVLARLLGLARVRIETAGSSETEGELAFVSLAEAMRLEAQLKALREALPAVSAKAQAAEPLFSMSLGRLLRSGAFRFSLIFLAGLFSAMEYLNLSPEELVYGIARGRLRWVQDAFAHAPLLATLATLLVAALLGWVGGILVHGARYYGFRLWQEGDRLYRQSGLLTVAAVVIPRRRVQALVIQTNPLMAHFGWFALEARLMGLAQEQRGNQLLVPLGRLHEVQAVATQVWPLALPEAWKRVSPRHGRRLAVRYLLVGVLGLGGMHLLWDVQLWIGIGWAVGSLLWAWWQYRGHGYACDARFLFIRRGVLRRQIWCLPYAKVQTLSLRQSLFQRRLGLATMVVDVAGASLWDGPVLRDLPLTEAQALFELLHVRLQEGQQAFKGTSETSRPV